Genomic window (Mycolicibacterium smegmatis):
CCAGTCGGCGTCGGCCGGGCCCGCCGGCCCGCCGGTGAACGTCCACACCTCGGTGTGGAAGTTGTCCAGATGCATCGCCGTGGTCTGCCCCGCGCATCCGACGGTGCGGTCGACGACGCGATGGTAGGCGCGGTCGGCCGCGTCGACGGTGGCGAACACCCCGACGGCCTGCTTCACCAGGTGTGTGGCGTCGCCCGCCGCGGTCTGGGCAGTGGCACCGCCGAAGGACGCCAGGTCGGGGTCGTTGAACACCTCGGGCAGGCCGATGTCGGCCCAGTTGTTGCACACGGGGTTGTCGACGGAGAACGCCTGGAACGGCGCGGTGAACTCGGACTCCCAGCGGATGGGGGCGCCGACGATGTTGCTCACCGAACCCTTCGGCATGACGGCGTAGGACACCACACCGGGATCCGACGGCCGGGCCGCAGCAGGTGCCACTGACGCCAGGACAAGTCCAGCCACCCCGAGACTCACAGTCACGGCACGCATGGGCTCGATCATGCCATTCAGTACACGGTGCGGGTGCAGTAGGTGCGTGCCGGTGACGGGTACGGCCAGGCGAACTGACCGGCGTCGTCGCCGCATGCGGCCTGGTCACGGACGTCGAGCCGCCGCGTCACCTGGACCAGCAGGCCGGGCCTGGCGGGTTCGGCGCAGTCGGCCAGTTCGACCATGCCCGCGGGCATGCCGAGTTCGTAGCAGTGGTCGGCGACGAGGTTCGGCACCAGGCACAGCCGCGCCGTCGACGGATCGGCGAATTCGGTGGACAGCTGCTGGTATTCGCGGCTGGGGCACGCGCCGGTCTCGTCGGCGACGGCGCCCACGGTGTAGCTGGGGTCGGCGCTGCAGTCCACCTCTGTGGCACGTACGGGATCGGGTCCGTCAGGCGTCGTCGCCGGGATGCTCACGCAGTCACCCACCGAGAACACCATCACCGCACCACGTTCGGGGCCCGGTTGCCCACACGCCGGGGCGAGCAGTACCGGCGCTGCGATCAGCGCAAGCATGAGCCGATGGCGCGTCATGGTTAGGCAGAATGTCACGATTCGCCGGACCCCGCCCAGGGCTTCAACCGAACTGAAATGAAGAGCCCCGGCCACCGAGGGGTCGTGGCCGGGGCATTTCTTCGGGCTGCAGATGTGGTCTAGATGGTGCTGCTCTGCGGTCTGGTCGTTGTGGCGGAGTCGTGCTGGCAATCAGCGCAAACTCCCCAGTACACGACCTCTGCCTCGTCGATCGCGAAGCCCGCCAGATCGGAGGGCTCCAGGCAGGGCGCCTCGCCGACCGCGCAGTCGACGTCGGCCACCCGGCCGCACACCCGGCACACCAGGTGATGGTGGTTGTCGCCGGTCCTGGTCTCGTAGCGGGCCGACGATCCGGCGGGTTCGATGCGCCGCACCAGGCCCGCGTTGACGCACGCGCGCAGCACGTCGTACACCGCCTGAGTCGACACCGACCCGAGGTTCTGGCGAACTGCCATGGCAACGTCGTCTGCAGTCGAGTGTGGCTGTTCGGCCAGGACTTCGAGCACCGCGACCCTGGGTGCAGTGACGCGCAACCCGGAGGCCCGCAAAAGAGCCTTGGGATCGTGGTCATGCACTGTGGTCACAAAACCCAGTATGCGCGCATTTTCTGGAATGAGTCAAAAAGAGTGAGTGTGATTATGGTCGCGCGGGTGCTGTGGTCGGCGTCTCTGAACGATCCGGGGCCTGCGGACCACGGAATTCACCGCGCTCGGCCGGTGCACCTCCCGGGCCGAACATGCCGCCACCAGGCCTCATGTGGCCGGGACCCATGCCGGGCATCATCGGCGGCGGGCCGCCACGGTGGAACATCATGATCTCCGGGCGGTCATGGCCGCGGTGATGATGCCCCGGGCCGGAGTTCTTGCCCAGCACGAAGCCGGTGCCGAACACCACAGCGACGATGAACACGACGCCCGCGACGATGCCGACCCACGCGGCGGCCTGTACGACACGGCTGTGCCGGCGGGGTGCCTCGGCGGGCGCGACGGGTACTGCTGCCGGCGGGGGCGCAACCGGCGGTGGCGCCACCGGCCCCGAGGTCGCGGTGGGCGTCTCGGCAGGCGTGCCGACCGGAGTGGTCGGATGGTCAGACGGTGTTTCACTCATGCCACGAGCATGCGTCCGCTGCTCAGGTGGTGATCAAGAATCGGCTATGAATTGGCTATGAACGGGCGTCCTCGCTCACCGTGCGTAACGCAGTGGCGGCCACGAGCGCGTTTTTCGGCTCTTCGCAGTTAGCAGTGGCGTTGGTGCCGGCTGGGTGTGACTCGTCGTGATCGGCGAGTGCAGGCCCACCGTACTCGGCGGCGTTGGTTCTCAGGATTGCGGAAGCCGAAGGCGATGCGCCCGACGTGTTTGACGATGCGGTTGTAGCCTTCGGTGCGGGCGTTGGACAGGCCGGTCTGCAGGGCGGCGATGATGGGGGCCTGCCAGGTCTCGATGGTGCGGGCCAGTCGGATCACTTCGGGCACTGTGCAGGCCGCGCAGAAACGGTAGAACCGGTCCAGGGCGGTCGTGATCTCGTAGCGCAACCCGCCGCGGTCGGCGCAGGAAAGCAGGTCGCGCAGCAGTTCTTTGGCGATCCAGGCCGCGGCGATGTCCTGGTTGGGGTCGGCGGAGAGCAGCTTGGCGAACAACGTGGCGCGTTGGTCTGCGGTGAGCCGCTCGGAGCCGCGCAGCAGGCGGCGGCGGTTGATCCACTCGACATCGGCCTTGCGGCCGCGCCGGCCCCGTTGGGTCCAGGTGACCCGGCGGCGCACCGCATCAACCATGTCGTTGGCTTTCTTGACCAGGTGGAACCGGTCGGCGATCAGGATCGCGTGCGGCAGTGCTTCGCGAGCCACCCGGGCATAGGCCGGGGACAAATCGATGGCTACGTGGGTGATTGCGGCCCGCCAGTCAGGGTCCTGGCCAGCGAGCCAGTCGATCACTGCCGCCGAGGTGCGGCCATTGACCTGGCCAAGGAGGCCTTGATCGCCGGTGATGTCGACCAGTCCGGTGTCCCAGCGATCCACCCATACCCGCCGCCCGAGTACCGGGTTGTGTTCCCATTTGGCCTTACCGCGTCGGGTCTCGTCGATGCCGAGCACCGCCACCGGCGCCAGCTCGCCGGCCAGGGCGTCCTCGGCGGTGGCGATGACTTCGTCGTGCACGGTGTGCCAGCCGCAGCGGTACTGCCCGGCCACCGCGGCCACCGAACGGTCCTCGTCGAGCACCGCAGTGGCCATCGTCGCCTTGGCCCGCGGTGTTACCCGCGCCCGCGCCGGGATTCCGGGCACCGACTCGGTGAACACCTTGCGCGTACAGACCGTGCTGGGGCACAACCACTTTCGCTTACGCCAGCGCAGTATCGGGCGGTCCGAACCCACCACAACGTCGCGGGGTCCGGTCTGTACCCAGCCTTTCGACCTGGTGGAGCGTTCCCCGCATTCGGGGCAGATCCCGACCCACTGGGGGGCGGTGAGCACCTGCACCAACCGGGTGCCGTCCTCGAGGCGCTGCACCGATTCGACGACCACACCGTCGAGATCGAGCAGCAGTGAACTACCGTCAACCATGGTCCGCGTTCCTTGTCCTGGATGCCTGAAGAACACCCAGCTCACAGGGGCGCGGACCCC
Coding sequences:
- a CDS encoding sensor domain-containing protein translates to MIEPMRAVTVSLGVAGLVLASVAPAAARPSDPGVVSYAVMPKGSVSNIVGAPIRWESEFTAPFQAFSVDNPVCNNWADIGLPEVFNDPDLASFGGATAQTAAGDATHLVKQAVGVFATVDAADRAYHRVVDRTVGCAGQTTAMHLDNFHTEVWTFTGGPAGPADADWVKQEAATDRRCFNTTRKRENVLLQAKVCQSGNGGPAVNVLAGAMQNTLGQ
- the furA3 gene encoding fur family transcriptional regulator FurA3, with product MTTVHDHDPKALLRASGLRVTAPRVAVLEVLAEQPHSTADDVAMAVRQNLGSVSTQAVYDVLRACVNAGLVRRIEPAGSSARYETRTGDNHHHLVCRVCGRVADVDCAVGEAPCLEPSDLAGFAIDEAEVVYWGVCADCQHDSATTTRPQSSTI
- a CDS encoding ISL3-like element ISMsm4 family transposase; protein product: MSWVFFRHPGQGTRTMVDGSSLLLDLDGVVVESVQRLEDGTRLVQVLTAPQWVGICPECGERSTRSKGWVQTGPRDVVVGSDRPILRWRKRKWLCPSTVCTRKVFTESVPGIPARARVTPRAKATMATAVLDEDRSVAAVAGQYRCGWHTVHDEVIATAEDALAGELAPVAVLGIDETRRGKAKWEHNPVLGRRVWVDRWDTGLVDITGDQGLLGQVNGRTSAAVIDWLAGQDPDWRAAITHVAIDLSPAYARVAREALPHAILIADRFHLVKKANDMVDAVRRRVTWTQRGRRGRKADVEWINRRRLLRGSERLTADQRATLFAKLLSADPNQDIAAAWIAKELLRDLLSCADRGGLRYEITTALDRFYRFCAACTVPEVIRLARTIETWQAPIIAALQTGLSNARTEGYNRIVKHVGRIAFGFRNPENQRRRVRWACTRRSRRVTPSRHQRHC